The Celeribacter baekdonensis genomic interval CCAGATTTCCGAACATCGCACCCCTGACGATGGCACGGTGATCCTTCAGACCGATGTGACCGATCTGGTGTTGACTGAACGCGAAACACGCGGGCGGATGCTGGACGATCAGGCGCAAATGATCCGCGCCACCTTGGAACATGTGTCCCTTGGGGTGTGTATCTTTGACAAAAATTGCCAGTTGGCCGGGTTCAACCAGAGGCTTGGCTATTTGTTGGGCCTGCCGATGACGCAGCTGCAACTCGGCGCGGGCTTTGAGGCCATGTATCAACGTGTCAGTGACGAATTGGCCGTGGGCGGGCAATTGACGCCTGATGAGCTTTTGGCCTGGGTTTACGGCACGGCACCGCGTGTGCCGATCACTTTTGAAATGCATCATTTGGATCGGCGGATTCTTGTGGTGTCGGCGGAAGACCTGCCAGATGGTGGGTTTGTGATGTCGGTGACAGATGTGACCTCGGAACGGCGTGCCATGGCCGAACTGACCCGCACCAATGAGACGCTTGAGGCGCGGGTGATGTCGCGCACGCTTGATCTTGAGGACGCGTTGGCGCGTGCCGAACGCGCCAACGCGGCACGTTCGCGCTTTGTCGCGGCGGCCAGTCACGATCTGTTGCAACCCCTCTCCGCCGCCAAGCTCTTTGTCGCCTCCGCCGAAGATGGTGTGACCGATGACGACACGCGCGAGGTTCTGGGCAAGGCACAAAACGCGCTTGAGAGCGTCGAAAATATCCTGTCGGCGCTGCTGGACATTTCCAAACTGGAGGCCGGGCGCTCGGCTTTGGACATCATGCCCGTGCCGCTGGCACCGATGTTGGCGCAGTTGCGCGATGAATTCATGTTGGCGGCGCAGGCCAAGGGCATTGATTTACGGGTGGTGCAGACCAATCAGATCGTTGAAAGCGACCCAACCTATCTGCGCCGGATCGTGCAAAACCTGATGTCGAATGCGATCCGGTACACGGAAACCGGGCGGGTCTTGGTCGGGGTAAGGCGCAGGGGCGCGGGCCGGGCGCGGCTTCAGGTCTGGGACACCGGTCCGGGCATCCCCGAGATCGAACACCAAGCGGTGTTTCAGGAGTTTCATCGTCTCGGCGTGTCCGCCTCGGCCTCGGTCGGGATGGGGCTTGGGCTGGCGATTGTGGACCGTGCCTGTGCCCAGCTTGGCCATCCGATCCATCTGGACAGTGTCGTGGGCAAAGGCACGGTGTTTGGCATCGACCTGCCGCCCGCACGGCAATGGGTGGCGAAAAAAGTCGGGACTTACCTGCCGGAGCAGGCCAGTCATGAACATCCGAGTGGGTTGATGGTGCTTTTGGTCGAAAATGACGCCGATGTGCGCCGCGCCGTCACGCTTTTGCTGGAGAAATGGGGCGTGGCTGTCGTCGGTGTCGAAACCGGAGAAGAGGGGCTGTCGCTGATGGAGGAATTGGATGTGACGCCAGACTTGATGTTGGTGGATTATCAACTGGGGGAGGGGATGGACGGGATCGCCTTTATCGAGACGTTTTGGGCGAAATACGGTCGGATGCCCACGCGTCTTGTGACCGCCAATCGGTCGCGCGAGGTGCGCCAAGCCTGTCAGGCGGCGCAGATCAAAATCCTCTATAAACCGATTGCCCCGAAGGATCTTGAAGCCTTTGTGCTGACACCGCCCAGGGCGCCTTAGGGCGTCTTAGGGCGTCTTCGGGGGGGGGCTTAGGCCGACCGCCACCGCGCCGCCGCCCGTTCCCAGCGTTGGATCACCACGACCTCGATGAGCAACATCACGGCCACAAAGCTGAGCGCATAGGCCAAGACATAAGCAGTCTGAAAGTTTTGAAAATGCAGGTGAATTTTAAAACCTATCCCGCTTGAACGGCCCAAAAATTCGACCACAAGAACGATTTTCCAGATCATCGCAAGCCCGTTGCGCCCGGCGATGGCGAAATAGGGCGCGAGTTGCGGCAGCAAAACATGGCGCAGACGTGCTCCGAGTGGCATGGTGTATAGTCGCGCCATTTCATCCAATTTCGGATCGCGCGCGCGTGTCCCATCCCGCAAAGTCACCGTCACTTGTGCCAATTTGTTCAATGTGACGGCGGTGATGGCGGCGGTTTCGTTGAGGCCGATCCAGAGATAGCACAACACGATGATCACCAGCGCCGGAAGGTTCAAAAACACCGTGATCCATGGCGCAAACGCGCGTTCTAATCGCGGCAATACCCCAAGTGCGATGCCCAATAGCGTTCCCAATGCCATGGCCAAGCCAAAGGACAAGGCAACGCGGATCATCGTGGCCTGCATCTGTGGCCAGAGCGTGCCGGAGGTGATCAAATCGACCAAAACGCGCAGCACCGCCATCGGGGACGGCAAAATATCCGGGTCCGCCTTATGCCACGCGGCCACAGACCAAAGCCCGATGAGCGCGGCCAGTGACAGCACTGTGCTCGCCCCTTTTGACGCGGCCTGTCCGATGATGATCCGTTCCTGTCGCATTCAATCCTCCCGATCCTGATCCTAACCCCGCACGGGTCCTAGAGCGCTCTGGACCTTGGTCGTATTCAACGCCAGCGCGCGCGCCGTTAGCGTCATCATATGATGACACGGTACGCCCTTATTCTGGCCCTGCTTTGCGCCATTGTCGTTGCCCCGAGGCCTGTTTCGGCGGCGGCCCCCGATCCTTTGCCCCGCGCAGACGTCGAGGCGATGATCATCCCGCCCTATGCCTTGGGCGAGAGCCTCGCCGACAATGGCGTCTATCAATTGTTGAATTCGGGCGGCGCGGAGATCGGTTATGTGTTCGAAACCGGCCC includes:
- a CDS encoding ABC transporter permease, producing MRQERIIIGQAASKGASTVLSLAALIGLWSVAAWHKADPDILPSPMAVLRVLVDLITSGTLWPQMQATMIRVALSFGLAMALGTLLGIALGVLPRLERAFAPWITVFLNLPALVIIVLCYLWIGLNETAAITAVTLNKLAQVTVTLRDGTRARDPKLDEMARLYTMPLGARLRHVLLPQLAPYFAIAGRNGLAMIWKIVLVVEFLGRSSGIGFKIHLHFQNFQTAYVLAYALSFVAVMLLIEVVVIQRWERAAARWRSA
- a CDS encoding hybrid sensor histidine kinase/response regulator; this encodes MTQLSESLLNPEDSSERTREKLLKIVDVLMRQVEQRSNEHGAAYAQFQRAAMLEDQVRQRTADLEYALDLLNVSNARLAEANRKMEVAQRNLANAIETVREGFALFDQDDVLVLYNSRFAMFLPDIVPRLKQGISFSDYAEMVSTSEYLDLTGTDNAYSWASRRVERHRDRHVVFNVHVVGDRWIQISEHRTPDDGTVILQTDVTDLVLTERETRGRMLDDQAQMIRATLEHVSLGVCIFDKNCQLAGFNQRLGYLLGLPMTQLQLGAGFEAMYQRVSDELAVGGQLTPDELLAWVYGTAPRVPITFEMHHLDRRILVVSAEDLPDGGFVMSVTDVTSERRAMAELTRTNETLEARVMSRTLDLEDALARAERANAARSRFVAAASHDLLQPLSAAKLFVASAEDGVTDDDTREVLGKAQNALESVENILSALLDISKLEAGRSALDIMPVPLAPMLAQLRDEFMLAAQAKGIDLRVVQTNQIVESDPTYLRRIVQNLMSNAIRYTETGRVLVGVRRRGAGRARLQVWDTGPGIPEIEHQAVFQEFHRLGVSASASVGMGLGLAIVDRACAQLGHPIHLDSVVGKGTVFGIDLPPARQWVAKKVGTYLPEQASHEHPSGLMVLLVENDADVRRAVTLLLEKWGVAVVGVETGEEGLSLMEELDVTPDLMLVDYQLGEGMDGIAFIETFWAKYGRMPTRLVTANRSREVRQACQAAQIKILYKPIAPKDLEAFVLTPPRAP